From a region of the Lactuca sativa cultivar Salinas chromosome 4, Lsat_Salinas_v11, whole genome shotgun sequence genome:
- the LOC111883555 gene encoding protein TIFY 10B, with protein MSTAKRYFSGKAPVEKSKFVQTCNRLSLFLKENGNQFRDLSFGINAKFDASETTTVDLLSNMKFPGEKDLNLNAEKSEKMLPQYVILDSSCDVEDLKNKATETKASQMTIFYGGNILVLDDVPEDKARDLMLMAQKGSPKIENRIELASIAKPSSDDHVFRLPPPPIHAELQTKGSDLPIARRASLHKFLAKRKDRATVRAPYQSPGGSFSGNDHRFDLNF; from the exons ATGTCGACGGCGAAACGTTACTTTTCCGGCAAAGCGCCTGTGGAGAAATCGAAGTTTGTGCAGACTTGCAACCGGTTGAGTCTGTTTCTGAAAGAAAACGGCAATCAGTTCCGAGATCTTAGTTTCGGAATCAATGCAAAGTTCGATGCTTCAG AAACTACGACTGTTGATTTGTTAAGCAACATGAAATTTCCCGGTGAAAAGGATTTGAACTTGAATGCGGAGAAATCGGAGAAGATGTTGCCTCAATATGTGATCTTAGATTCCTCATGTGATGTAGAAGATTTAAAAAACAAAGCTACAGAGACTAAAGCCTCACAGATGACGATTTTCTATGGAGGAAATATATTGGTTTTAGATGATGTTCCGGAAGATAAAGCGAGAGATCTGATGCTAATGGCGCAGAAGGGTTCTCCTAAAATCGAGAACCGAATTGAATTGGCTTCTATTGCAAAACCTTCTTCTGATGATCATGTTTTCCGATTACCTCCACCACCGATTCATGCAGAGCTGCAAACCAAAGGTTCGGATTTGCCAATTGCACGACGAGCATCGCTGCACAAGTTCTTGGCCAAGAGGAAAGACAGAGCCACCGTGCGAGCGCCGTATCAGTCTCCGGGGGGTTCATTTTCCGGTAACGACCATCGTTTTGATCTCAATTTCTGA